One Marmota flaviventris isolate mMarFla1 chromosome 17, mMarFla1.hap1, whole genome shotgun sequence genomic window, ATCCAGGGCGTCCTTCCGAGGGTAGATGGGAAGGGGATTTGGAAATTGTGATGTCAGAGATTCATTGATGGGAAGAATGTGGTTGGTGACAAGGCAGGGACACACGGTAACTGACCACCATTTCTGGAGGGcttcctatgtgccaggcactggattATACCATTCACTCCTCCCCCATTAGGtctattttgtagatgaagaaactgaggcatggagaggGAATTGCTTGAGATGAGCAGGCTGGAAGTGGCAGGCTGGATGTGACTTGTGGCAGACTGTTTCTGGGCGCACAGTTGGTTGGAGCTGGGCAGTAGGAAGGAAGCAGGGtttggagggaagaaggaaaacaacTCGGGATGGTGAGTTATGGAACCGTGCTGTGCCAAGCCCACTACCCCGAGCCCTCATTCGGTTTTCTTTTCTAGTGATGGCCAGTTGCCCCTGCAGGGCAGGCTGGACACTGGACACGCTGGTCAGGAGCACCAGGATGGATTTGATCTGAAGCACTGGAGGGAGGCTCAGTTCTGGTGCTTTACAGTCCTGCAGACCCAGGCAGATTACTTAGCTCCCTGGCTTccgtttcctcatctatgaaatgggatgatggtgatgatgctgACATTCCCACCTCACCaacttgtgaggattaaataaggcAACAAACACAAGCACCCAAAACTGTCTGGCCCAAAGTGGGCACCCGACAAACCACAGATATTTGATTGCTCTGGTTATTAATATAAATGGGGCGGGGGAGGATGATCTGCAGCACCCTGTCAAGCGGTGCATGGGCCACATGCCCATCAGGGACCTGGGCTCCCCTACTCAGGTGTGGGCTCAGGGCTGAGGCCCATGGTGCAGACAGGTAGGCCCAAGGCCATCCAGAGCCCTCAGGACCCAAGAGGCAGGGTGGTAAGCGGTTTGCCCTCAGGACTTTGGAATCAGGCAGCTGGGTTCCAATGGGTGACTCTTTCCCCcgccccacattttttattggtgctttagtAGTATGTAAAGGTGGACTTTGATGTTCTTATGTGCACACAGtgtaatataatttggtcaatatcattccccaagatttcccctttccctcctctcctccctccccctggtccctttcctcaattctactgatctctcttcaatttttttttagttgtatatggaaacaatacctttatttatttgtttgtttgtttgtttatttatttatgtggtgctgaggattgaacctagtgccccacgcatgcgaggcaagcgctttatcactgagccacaaccccagccttcccttcccttttaatAAGATCCCCCCAcctgtcttttctttcctcctctttagctttcacatatgagaaaaaaaaaatctgacccttgactttctgagtttggcttatttcactttacataATGTTCTCAGGTTCCATGACTCTCTAGTTGTTCTGTGGTCTGGGCTAAGCCGTCGGTGAAAACAGGGCTGCTTGTAATGACCCTACTCTGTCTTAGgttgttataaggattaaatgaggtttACCCAAGGAAAGGGCTCAGCCTGGCACAGAGGAAGTCGGTAATTAGCCATTATCAATGACAAGCCACAACTTctggctcctccttccttctctttgaaagggctcagtggttgagaccACATCAGTGCCACCATCTGAACTCCCAGACTTCATTCCCTGGTTTCCTCCTCCAAGTTAAATCAGTGGAATAATTGAGGGCCCGCTTCTCCCAGAGGCAGCCCAGGGCGGATAGGCGCACACCTCTGGGGTCCTGGAGAGCCCCTTCCCTTAGAATCTCTGTCAACTGACTGAAACCAGGAGCTAGCCCAAGGTTAAGGGAAGGATTGGGGAAGGCAGCAAACAGCATAATCTGAGCTGCCACAGACTTGGCACCAAAATGCCTTGGGGGAGCTCGTTCCTCTGCGAAGCCCTGTTTCCGCACCTGGGAGAGGAAATGCTCCTCTCACTCAAGAACTGACCGCGTCTGTTGCATCCCGAGTGCCAGGCACATAGCAAGAGTCCATAGATGGCAGATGTTGGGTTCTTCCTGGTGCCACGCCCAGAAAGCTTTTGTGTGCTTTATCCTGACCCACCCCTGGGGTCTTCTCCTGGACCCCCTTTCTCAAGGCTTGGTAGGTGATGGACTCAAAAGAAGAGATGACCCCTGGCTGCTCCTTCTTCCTACTCACTCTGCCCCCATCACAAATGACTGATCACAATTGACCTTGAAACACACTGAGACCTActgatcattttctttgcttctcCCTCAAAATGTTGTTTCTACTGTTCCTGTGCTGAGGGAGGGAATGGTGGAGATTCCCACAGTTCCTTGGCTTTCTAATATATTCTATTTGCCTATCCACCCCTTCCCTACAAGACTCTGAAATTCGAGAGATTGACAGGATACTGATTGAAAAATGAGGGGCAAAGACTGAGGTGGCTTGATTCATGTCATATAGTATGGGGGGAGAGCTGAGGTCTAAATAGCCCAGGTGAGAGGAGAGGTGGCACACTAACTTCCAGGGAACTGGAAAGATGGTCATGTATTCCCTGGGGAGTCACAGGCAGGAGTAAGACTGAGCATGCAGCCTCTAGGGAAGAGGCTGACGAGCACTGcagcggtgtgtgtgtgtgtgtgtgtgtgtgtgtgtacatgtatactGACTCCCTGCTGGGACTGATGCTTCTTTGATTTTTCAGAGATAAATTGGGGTCAAATGAGCCTCTGTGGTTTCCTCTCTTTAGTTTTGGCTTCTTTTCCAGGAATCTCTGGAAGTTTCCATGTGGCCCTCAAATTCTGAATTCCCAGAAGAGCGCAGAGTCAGACCCCTTCAACACCTGTCAGGGAAAATGGGTCCAGATCTGGGTCCCAAATTCCATCTTTCCACTCCAGGGTCCTTTTTGTGGCTATGATATGTCTATGCTAGGAGCTGACATTGCTTGGATCAGAGCTCTGCCCTTTGAGGGGCAGTTTTGCTCCCAGGAAGCCAAAGGTGGCACACGCAGATGCCAGGTTTCTTAGGGCCTTAAGTTGAGGCCCACAGGCCCTCCATTCCTCCACCTACCCCAGAGGGTCATGAAGTGAAGCCCATGCTGGGCCATGTGCTTTGTGTCTACTGTGCTACCTCCCTCTGTCTGCCCACAGGTCGCTGGCCCTGGGCCAGCAGTACACATCTCTGGGCTCACAGCCTCTGCTCTGCGGCTCCATCCCAGGCCTGGTCCCCAAGCAACTGCGTTTCTGCCGCAATTACATCGAGATCATGCCCAGTGTGGCCGAAGGTGTGAAGCTGGGCATCCAGGAGTGCCAGCATCAGTTCCGGGGCCGCCGCTGGAACTGCACCACCATAGATGACAGCCTGGCCATCTTCGGGCCCGTCCTGGACAAAGGTACTGTCTCCAGGCCAGGTGGGAGGTGGGTGAGGCTCCGGGGAGGGGTGTGGAAAGCATCAGGACCCTCCTACCTCAGGGTGCTTCAGGTTTGAGTGCAGTGGAAGGCAATAAAACTGGTGATGATCAGTGGCCTCCATGGAAAGTGGGAGTGGGTTGGGTCCTCCTCTGGGCTGTCTCCAAGTCCCGCCACAACTTTCTCTAGTGTTGCTGGGGGCTGGGCAGCCCTCGGATGCTGCAGGATCCAGGAGATTTGAGGGCAGGCACTAGGAAACCCTGcagccttccttcctgtcttGCACAGCAGGTACTCCAGGCTTTGATGTGGACATTTGGGACATTTCCTTAAGGCTGTGCTAAGTGCTATGCAAATGCCCctttggggagggggtggggcttTGCCACCCCACAGGGAAGTCCTCAGGAGCTGAGGAAGCTGCCTGGTGCTGAGAACATTTTATTGCCCCCAGGTATCCCCTGAGAGTTTCTGTTAGTCCCATGCCCTGCAAACTAGATGCGCCCACAAACCACGATGGGCACACTGGCTTTTAGGTAACTTTCCAGCAGTCTTGTAACCTGGGGTTCTAATCGGCTGTGCTTCAGGTGGTTAAGAGTAAGGTGATttgagattgaacttgggggtcCCAATTCAATGGAGGGAGGGCTGCATGGGACAACTACTCCCAATAAGGGGCCTTTGGGTCTCTCAGGCTCTGGGCAAAAGATGGGCAATTCTTGGAGGAATTGCAGAGTCCAGGAAATTAGTAACTAGCTGAGCCTTGCCCTTCAACTGGAGTTTTTCCACCCAAACTGTTCCTCTCCTTTTAGAAGAAGGCATTGAAAGCTGCATTTACACCAGAAAGAAAAGGTATCCCAGTGCCAGTCCTCAGGGTGCCCAGTGgctggatgggggtggggagactgACTACTCCCATTTTTTGAGTGTAATACCCCTTTACCTGTGCCTCAGGTGCACAGGGTCTATCAGACCTACAGGCAAAATGTTGGCTAATATCACAGGATAGGAGGGCAATTAGCAAATCAATGGATGATGATTCTGTTTACGCTTCTATGACCAAAGCTAATTATTCCTTGTTTAGATAAAAGGTTTGGTCTCTAATTGGGGCCAAGTGGCTGCTGCTTGCATTTCAATCCCGATCTCGCTGGCGTGTGGGTCTCACCGGCTTCCGCTGCCCCACCTTGGGCCAGGTAGCGCTTAATCAAACAGCCTGGCGTCGCGACGCGCTCCCCAACCTTCTGATTGCTCTTCCCGCTGCGGACATTAGCCGGTGAGAAGCGGGTCTTTGAGCTTTTGGCCCGCTCACATTGTTTGACGTTCTAAATCACCTTTGTGGGTCTGGCACATGCCTTCGTCCCTAAACTGCAAGAGGGCGGGTTTGTGTTGCGGGGGCAAAGAGTGTAGGTCAGAGATGCTGGGACTTTGATGAAAGCGGTGGGGTGAGTCTCCGGGAAGCGCCCACGCGCCCCAGTGCCTGGCGCGCGGGCGGTGAACCCGGGCTCCAACCTGCCTCCACCCCACGTTTGAACACCGCCCCCCCACCACAAAAAAGTTTGCACCCGTTGGCAAGCCCGCGGCCTCCGGCTATGTGGGCAGCCAAGGTTTAATCTCTGCCCACCGCCTTGAAATCCAGACGACCTAGAGTCCGGCTGCTCAGGGCGCGCGTCGTAGGTGCCAGCCGAGTGCAACCCCAGGGTCTGGGCCGGCCCGGAGGGGAGCCCTGGGGCTCCGGCTGAAGGCAGAGAGGAGCGGCCTGGAGGGTCTGGAGGGGTCGGCGGCGGGAAGGGACGAGGCCGCCGTGGTCGGGTGCCGGTGGCAGCGCGGGAGCCCGAGGCCTCTATCCCTGCGCAGCTCCCAAAGGGCGTGAGCGCCGCCCCCCGCCGCGCCCCGGCCGGGCCCGCCGCGGCCGCCGCGCCATTCACACGCCCTCTGGCCACTCGGCGCGGAGCGGGGGCGGGGGCCACCAGCTCAATGGGGATCGCGCGGCCCGCGCCAGGGCCGGGGGCGCGGCCCGGCCGCGGGAGCCGCCCGTTGCTACGCGGTGGCGGCCGGCCCGGCGGCCCGGGCCCGGCGGCCGCATTATGCGGGTAATGCGGTGTGACACCGCGCGAACAAAGGCGGATTGAGCGGCCCAGCGGGCCCCGCCGGACGGGGACCGGCACAGCGGGGCTGTCAGAGCCGCTCCCAGGCTaatccccgccccgcccccgccgcccccgccgcccccgcgttCCCGGGGCTGGGAACCGAGCGCAGCCCCCGGGCcgggcgccgccgccgccgcgagAGGCCGAGGGTCGCCGGAAGCCAGGGGCACCCGCCCGCGAGCTCGTCCTCGGCCCCCTCCCAGCGGGCGCCGAGGCCCGGAGGGTCTGGGATGGGGCGGCGGGGAGCCAGAGACCGGGATGGACGCCGGGGCCCACAGTCCCATGCCGCGGCCGTCGGGTTCGCGGTCGCTGCGCGGGTTCAATGTGTGGACTCGGGCTCGCACTCCCCGCTAGTTGTTGGTGCCAGTGGGACTGTTCTGCAGGTGGCCCTGGAGGGTGTCGGGCCCCAGGGAGGCAGCAATGGCTTCAAGGGCTACTTTCTCATCTGTGGAGCTCCATCACTCCCAGCACTCTGGACCGTAGCCGCGGCCTAGGAAAGGAGGCAGGAGTTCTGGCTCCGAGGCCGGCCTCCTGTCTTGCCTCCTGTGCAAGGTTGCCCGTCCCCTTTCCCCTCTAGGGTCCTTATTTACAAGGAGAGAGATGTTAGACTGCAAGTCTAGCAGCCCTTTGCCTCCCTAACCATCAGCGTCCGAATCTATAAAGTAGCGTTAAGAacattaaaatggaaaacaaacacgAAGCGCAGCATTTGTGCATACCCAACACTTGAAAGGGCTAGCCTTGTAATAAGGTTCACCCCTGAGAAATACCCGTGGGGCAGAGCCAGAGTAACTGACCTGTGCCTAGTTATGGGAGGATCTTGACCTTCTCAGTTTAAAACCTTGgttttggggtgggggtagggaagggagaggggaagacGGAGGCACCAGCCCCTGCTGTCCTGGTGAGAAGGCAGGGAGAAGCTGTACCTATTTTACAAAGAGTGTAACGGAGGCTCAGCCAAAGTTTAAAACGTCTGCCAAGCACATGCAGGTGGGAAATGGGTGGCTTGGGTATGTTTAGGCTCAAACTGTCCTGGAGTGGAGGGCTCAGGACTGTGCTGGCTTGTCTGGAGTTTGGGAGGGTGAAAGGCAGGTGGCCAGGGGCAAGATAGCATGGCTACCTTACCCCCTCAGCGCCGGCCAGGAGCTCGGTTTGTACAGTCTGCTCTGCCTGGTAGCAGCATTTGGGACCCTGGGATTCAGGTTGCTCATTGGAAAGTTGGGGCTACCCACAGGGTCTGGACCAGACAAAGAGGAGGTTAGGAAGGGCACCGCGGTTCCTCATTCTTCCTTAGCGGCTGGTGAGCTCTTAAACGCTCCACCGctccacctccccagcctcttcctcctcttggctggggaggtggaggcagggctGGTGCATCCCAGGCTCGGACCTGAGCGGTGCTTCCCTACGTCCTCCCCGCAGCCACCCGCGAGTCGGCTTTCGTGCATGCCATCGCCTCAGCCGGCGTGGCCTTCGCTGTCACGCGCTCCTGCGCCGAGGGCACCTCCACCATCTGCGGCTGCGATTCTCATCATAAGGGGCCACCTGGCGAAGGCTGGAAGTGGGGCGGCTGCAGCGAAGACGCCGATTTCGGGGTGCTAGTGTCCCGGGAGTTCGCAGACGCTCGTGAGAACAGGCCAGATGCGCGCTCGGCAATGAATAAACACAACAACGAGGCAGGCCGCACGGTGAGCCGCGGCTGCCCTCGCCCCAACCCTGCTGGGATCGCACCTGGGACCCCAGTCTTGCCCTTGGCCTGGCTTTGACCCGTTTAGAGGCCCTGTGCATCTGGCTCCCCTTTCCCTTTGGCCAGGCTTGgctcccagccacaccccacagcCACCCATTCTGTccaccctccttcctccttgGGCTGTTCTTGATCTCTAGGGGATGAGTCGGCTGGGAGGTGTGGTCACCCTATAGGAGCAAGAACCCCAGCTTGGGTGTGTAGTTGTGGAGCTGTCTTGGAATTCTGCCTCCATCCTTTCCTGTGGGTGTATGACCCCAGGCTAGTAACCAAAGCTCCCAGCCTCAGTGTCCCCCTCTGTTAAATGGGGATAACAATGTCTATTTCCTACCACTTTGAGAAATGAACTGTCATGTCTGCTTGGGGTGTGATGAGGAAAAGTAGAACCTTTGGATCCATACCTCAGTCCCCATCCAGTCTCTTCCTGGCACAGAGTAGTAAAGGAGGCTGGGAGAatgtgggtgggtggggcagaGTGGGAAGGTGCTCCTGGATGGGGTCAGTTTGGGAGCCAACTGCTACTCCTCTTCCCCAGACCATCCTGGACCACATGCACCTCAAGTGCAAGTGCCATGGGCTGTCGGGCAGCTGCGAGGTGAAGACCTGCTGGTGGGCCCAGCCTGACTTCCGTGCCATCGGGGATTTCCTCAAGGACAAGTATGACAGCGCCTCAGAGATGGTGGTGGAGAAGCACCGGGAGTCCCGAGGCTGGGTGGAGACTCTCCGGGCCAAGTACTCGCTCTTCAAGCCACCTACCGAGAGGGACCTGGTCTACTATGAGAACTCCCCCAACTTTTGTGAACCCAACCCAGAGACGGGCTCCTTTGGCACCAGGGACCGGACTTGCAATGTCACCTCCCATGGCATTGATGGTTGTGATCTGCTTTGCTGTGGCCGAGGCCATAACACGAGGACGGAGAAGCGGAAGGAGAAGTGCCACTGCATTTTCCACTGGTGCTGCTACGTCAGCTGCCAGGAGTGCATCCGCATCTACGATGTGCACACCTGCAAGTAGAGAGCCAGGTAGGGCTCAGAGGCGGGAAGGGGACACTTGAGCtgccctgtcttttttttttgctccatccctaaccctttttatttttttgagacagggtctctctaagttgctgaggctgacctagaacttgccatcctcttgcctcagcctcccgagtcactgggatttcaggcatagGCCGCCTCGCCCAGCAGCCCATCCCGTTTATGAGCTACCCAAGTCACAAAAGTTTCCACAGCCAAAATTAGGAGCCAGGACTTCCCAAGTTTCAGTAGAAATGGTTCTTGGGCAGCAACTTGGTGGATTATATAAAGCACAGATAACCAAGTAGGCCACAAGCAATTGATTAAAACTCTTATACAAATTAGTAAATTATGAGCCAGATGAGATTTTTGCTTGGCCACTGGCCATCGTTACTGAGCCCCTGTGGAGCTAGAAGAGAGGCACTATGGGCTTGGGAGCTGGGAGACCTGATGTCTGGCCCAACTTTGTTTCTAACTTCTGTTCTTTTACTTCTTGGGCCTCATTTTTCTTGCTATCAAATGAGGAGGTTAAAATACCTGAAATAGTGGGCCGAAATCTCTTCTAACTGAGGTAGAATCATTTTGTACCTACCTTGAACTTAGAGGGCAAGTTTTTGCACAAACATAAACCCTTCCAATGTcagggaggtgggtggggagTGTCGGATAAGCCCGTATCCTGACAGATCTGAAGCTTGGGTGGAGCGGGGAGCACGCTGCTCATGGAGTTTATGGATGATGatgatggggaggaggagggattcAAGTTCAGAGAGACTACGATGAGTAATCTAGGGATCAAAGGCTGGTGGACTGTGTTCCCAAGCTTCCCAGAGGTGGTCTGCGTAGGAGGCCTCATGCCCTGGCCCTCGGACCCATAGGACACCAGGATAGGTCACCACGAATGCAGAGTGGTCCTGGAGCCTTGGCCTGGCAGGTTTCTTAGGCCCGCGaggcctttcttcctcttctctcctgagAAGGGCTCTGGTACATAGAAGCGTGAGCATAGGCTTTGGAATTAGGCCCAGCCCTGGACAAGTCAACCATGTGACCCAGACAAGATCTTCCTCATTGAcctgtttccttatctgtcaTCCTCCCCAGAGGTGCCATGAGCAGCAGGTAGAAGAACACCAGGGACAGTGATGGGTCAATTGAGAAGCACTTGCCTGCTTGGTCATGGCTTCCAGGGCAGGTTTGGGGGAGAGTAGCCCACTCGGTGCCAGGTGCCTTGGAGCTGGTGTGCTTGTCTGTGCTGTGTGGGGCTTGGAGGGGGATGGGAGGTACCTGACAGCATGGGGAATAGCTCGGTTGAGGGGTGACCCTCTTCTCAGGAAGTCCCTCTGGGAAGGTCAAGTTATGCCCTGacagggacagagcccaggaaggCAGCCAAAGGCATGACCTTACTTGGCATCAGGATAAAAGCagtgtggggaggggaagaggacaAAGGTGAGCTCTGGTGCCACCACTTGCCAGCTGTCCAACCGCAGATCCCCAGCTTCCTCATTCGTACGGTGCTGGTGATACTGGGGCCTAACCCAATTTATTGGAGGCTCAAATTAGCTAACAGATGGGAATGCTTCTCTGAACACAACACTAATGAAGGGTGGTAAACACTCTCAGAGCCTTGACACAGGGCAGGCATTGTGCAAAGGAATGGCAGCATTACTTTGGCAGCCTCATTTACTGCTTTGCAAAACGATAGAAGA contains:
- the Wnt3 gene encoding proto-oncogene Wnt-3 codes for the protein MEPHLLGLLLGLLLGGTRVLAGYPIWWSLALGQQYTSLGSQPLLCGSIPGLVPKQLRFCRNYIEIMPSVAEGVKLGIQECQHQFRGRRWNCTTIDDSLAIFGPVLDKATRESAFVHAIASAGVAFAVTRSCAEGTSTICGCDSHHKGPPGEGWKWGGCSEDADFGVLVSREFADARENRPDARSAMNKHNNEAGRTTILDHMHLKCKCHGLSGSCEVKTCWWAQPDFRAIGDFLKDKYDSASEMVVEKHRESRGWVETLRAKYSLFKPPTERDLVYYENSPNFCEPNPETGSFGTRDRTCNVTSHGIDGCDLLCCGRGHNTRTEKRKEKCHCIFHWCCYVSCQECIRIYDVHTCK